The DNA sequence AAACAATTCTAAAAGCAGGAAGCTCTGGTGCTGTCTTGTGAGATCACAGTTGTAGATGAATTAGTCGAAAATGACTAGTATAAACCTTTAAGTTCATTATCTAAAACAAAACAGAGCTATTTGAAGTTCAAACAGTTTCTTCACTGAATTCTTCTCTTAGGCACTAAATTTTAATCTGTATCACCACCAGCCTAACCCAAGCTTGGCAAATAGAAAAATATGGTAACTGGGATTAAAAGATAACAGTTTAGAAAGGGCAACCGAGACCAAAAATTCAGTACCAGACAGAGTGTACTTGATCAATCAATGCCCATAAGTGTTTCCATAGCCAAACTTAAATGTTTACATCAGAAAGATGAGGACTGTTTAATGTCACAAAGTACCTGCAAGGTTGAATTCTTTGATCATCCTAATCTGTGTCTTCATGAGAGGTGATCTGCGCAAGAAAAGGGGTTTTTGAGCTCAATATTTTCATTTCACACTAAAACATTCCAGTTGATCGACTCAGAAAAAAAATAGTTAACTACAGAGGGAAAGAAACATTCATAACACAATAAATCATTCTCAACTTTACACGGTGACCATTAAAGGCTTCAGGATTTATTAGTCACTGATACAGGCACTTGGGGGTAGACATTGTCATCACCCCAAGGATAGTCATGTGTAACATTCTGCACGCTAAAAGAATGCTACTTCTACATAATAATTCAAATGCAAAAAACCACATTTATACAATTATCAGAGCAGCTGAAAGATTGGCATATGGCCGGAACAAGATTCGAGAAGCTCGTGATATGGCCTACACAGGAGCaggatagcactgattgttttacTTTGCTGTGAATGGAATTTTGAGGACAATCCTACATAGTACAACTTCCTTCCAACCAAACATTTGATTTGGCATTCATTGATGCCAACTGTTACTAAATTTCTTACAGCTTCCTTTTGGAATGGAGAATTGAAGCCCCTTTGGAATCAACATTCCAGTTTTTACACTAGCACTGAATATATTAGATTTATGaacagaaaaaaatataaattacaagCAGGCACCCACTTATTCAATCATGAGTCGGACCTGGCCGACTGAACTGCACAACTGGACACAGAGTGATCGTTCAACCAACATGCTTTCTTTTAGAAAGATGCCATTTATGTTGCTGAAGGCCCCTGAGAAGCAGAAACAATTATGCAGTAACAGTTAATAGGAATTTAATGGGTCACTCTTTTTCACTTTTTGATGAAAAAACTTCAGATAGTTGAGATAAAAGACagaggatcaggatccaatctttAGTAAGTCCACAGCTAACTTTATTATGCATCTGCAAAGGTAAAGCAGAAAAAATGTTTATCCACAATAACATATCGAATTTCTATATTTAGCTTCTTTTGAAGAATTCACAATGAGACAAGATTTGCACAAAAAGCAATGATCTTTCAGAATTTATTTATTGTTTTATTGATGGCACCAAACTTACAATTTGTAATATTTACTAATCTGCTCGAGCAAAGAGCAATCTGAAGCTTGATAAAGTAAAAAGAAAATCTGCAATGCTTAAAAAATTTCTTTCCCAGCACTTCTTTAGTGCATTTACTTACCTGGCCCAATATATCAAAATGCTCATTCCCCATTTATAATAAGTGACCGCCAAGGCACTCTCTCTATCTCCACAAATGATGAATACTCATTGTTCAGTGGCTGTTTCCATGGTTCCCCATCCATTTGCATATATGCATCTTTCCACTCACCGCCTCTGATCTCTAATCTAATTGCTGCAGcctgaaaaataataatagattaatTAAAGTATAATTTCTACTTAATCAAACCAAAGGTTTCTTTAGATAGTTGGAGTTGAATTACTTGTGATCATATATTAACTGCATGGACTATAGAGTACAAACTACAAACATCAAAGTCTAAAGTGCATCTCATATAAAAGTTGATATGTCAACAGTGATTATAATATCTACAGATGACAAACTAAATGCAACTTTAAGACATTAATCATTTGTATATGCATAGAACATCCTCCAAAGATTTTGGTTTGCTAGATTTAGTTAATTGTGAGTTTATATTGCTCTATACAAACTCTCAGCTCATTTTTATAATAAACTAAATAAGGACAAAAAAGACTCTAAGACAGTTCTTGGTGTATTATTTTTCTTTAGAAAAGAAAGATA is a window from the Musa acuminata AAA Group cultivar baxijiao chromosome BXJ2-1, Cavendish_Baxijiao_AAA, whole genome shotgun sequence genome containing:
- the LOC135598959 gene encoding diacylglycerol kinase 4-like, with translation MDDGLLEIFGLKQGWHASLVMVELISAKHIAQAAAIRLEIRGGEWKDAYMQMDGEPWKQPLNNEYSSFVEIERVPWRSLIINGE